GAACCAGAAGCTTGCGGTGACCTGGACGCCGATCGGCACCGATGTGAATTTTGGCGAAATCACTCGCCAGTACGTCGGATATCTGCAGAGCAAACCCAATTTCAGCCTGAAGCTTTCCAGCGAAGTCCGCGATATCACCCGCAATGACGATGGCTCCTGGCACGTGGAGTACAAGAACCTCAAGGACGGTGAGACGACAGCCACCGACGCCAAGTTCGTCTTCATCGGCGCGGGGGGTGGCGCGCTGCATCTGTTGCAGAAGTCGGGCATCGAGGAAGCGAAGGAGTACGCAGGGTTTCCGGTCGGCGGCTCGTTCCTGGTCGCCGAGAATCCCACCATCGCCGAGCGACATATGGCCAAGGCATACGGGATAGCCTCCACCGGCGCGCCGCCGATGTCCGTGCCGCACTTGGACACCCGGGTACTGGATGGCAAGCGCGTCATCCTGTTCGGCCCCTTCGCGACCTTCTCCACCAAATTCCTCAAGGAAGGCTCGTACTTCGACCTGTTTACCAGCATGACGCCCCACAACATCTGGCCCATGACCAAAGTCGGCGTCGAGCAGTACCCGCTGGTGGAATATCTGGCCGGCCAGCTGATGCTTTCCGACGACGACCGGTTCAAGGCCTTGCAGGAATATTTTCCCCAGGCCAAGCAGGAAGACTGGCGCCTCTGGCAAGCCGGCCAGCGGGTCCAGGTGATCAAGCGCGATGAAGAAAAAGGCGGCGTGCTCAAACTCGGTACCGAGGTGGTCGCGTCGCAGGATGGCAGCATCGCCGGATTGCTCGGGGCATCCCCCGGCGCCTCGACAGCGGCGCCTATCATGCTTGAAGTCATGCAGCGGGTCTTCAAGGACAAGGTCGCCTCCCCTGCCTGGCAGGAAAAGCTGCACCAGATCGTGCCGAGCTATGGAACCCGGCTCAACGATGATCCGGCGCGAGTCTACGAGGAATGGAAATACACCAGCGAGCTGTTGCAACTGGCGCCGCCACCGGATATTCGTGGCAACGCCGAGGCGAACGCCCCCACCAACAGCGATCCGGTGGGCCAGAAACACAGCGATTCCGACCCGGACATTGCTTTGTGAATGGCGTCAGGCTGACGTCTTATAGCTGAGCCTTCAAGCAACGGCTCAGCTACCGGCACAGCCTAGAACCACTCCTTGTGCTCTTCAAACGCCGCGCGGACCATCGCCACCAATCGCACGACTTCCTGCCTGTGCGCCTCATCGCCATGCACGGCCATCCAGACCTGCATCTGCATGTCGCCAGTGAACAATTCGGGCAAAGGCTGCAGGGTTTTGTCGAGCGAGCAAACGTAGTGCGGCAGCAGGCCGATACAGGCACTCCATTGAATCATCTGGCGCATCAACTCATAGGAGTTCACCTGCGTGACGCCTGACCGGCGCTCGCTGACGGCGCGGTTCCACGGGGCCAGCGAAGGCATTTTTGCGTAGCTGTGCAGGCTGACCAGCATGTAGTCCTGAAGCTCGGGAAGGCTGCGTGGGCGACTTGCTTCCCGGGAGTAGCGCTTGGCGATGTGCGGGATGTATTCCAGCTCGGCCAGGCAACTGAGTTCGGCCACCGGGAAAGATAGCTGCGGCGCTGTCGTCCGTGGGTCGGTGAGCCAGACGATGACATCCGCCTCAACCGACTCCTGGCCGGGTGGACCGTCGAGGCGCACCACGTCCAGGCGCACGTTGGCGTGTTGGCGCAAGAAGCCAAGCAGCGCGCGGCTGAGGACGTCGTGCAGCAACGGCTCGGCCACGGCCACCCGCACCAGGGTCTGCTCGGTGTCGAAGGCGTCAGGCAACGCCAGCAAAGCTCGGTGGGCCAGTAATTGGCTGCGCAGGTGACGGCCAGCCTGGCTGAGCATCAGCGCATTCCCTCGGTGCTCGAACAAGGGACGCCCGTAATGACTGGATAACCGCGACAGTTTTTTCCGCAATAACGACGCTTTGACATTCAGGCTGCGCGCGGCCTGCATGAAACAGCTACAGCGTGCCGCCACCAGGAAAAACTCCAGCGCTTGCGGATCCTTGAAGCCCTTCAGTGCCTGATCATCGGTTGCCACCGAAGCACCCAGCCGCACGTAATCTCGAACCTTGCCAATCTCCTCCAACGCCATACGCCCTCCTCCCTAAGGTAGCTTCACGGCTGCCGCGCCGCTTAACGAACAGACTCCAATGCCTCGTTCAGTTGCGCGCCATCGATGCTCAACGTCGCCTTGCTGACCAATCCTTCCAGATACGCCCTGGCCACCTGTTCCTGGCGCTGGTTGCGCAGCGCCTCGCGCAACTGTCCACGCACCTCATCCAGACTCGCGGGACGTGCCGGTTGCATGTCGGTGAGCTTGAGAACGTGAAAACCCGCCTCGCTGCGCAAAGCGTCGGAAACACTGCCAACTCGCTGCCGCGCCAGCACTTGGCGCATTTGCGGCACGTATTGCTGCAACGGTTGCAGGCCGCTGTCGCCACCCCGCTGCGCCGTGGCCTGGTCATCGGAAAACTCCCGGGCCAACGCGGCGAAATCAGCATTGGGAGCCTGGGCGCGGCGAGCCAGTTCGGTGGCTTTCTTGCGCACTGACTCTTCGTTGGCACCCGGCTCCAGCGCGATGAAAATCTGACTGACGCGATACAACGCCGGGCTTTGCAGCTGGCCCTTCGCTGCGTCATAGGCTTGTTGCAGCGCCTGCTCATCCGGGTACTCGGCAGGCACTTGGCTGATGGATTGCAGATAGGTGCGCAACAGGATCTGTTCGGTGGCGGCTCGGGTCATCTGTTGAATTTCCGGGCGTTCCTGCCAACCTTGCGCGTCGGCCTGCTGCAACAAGGCTTTCTCCGCCAGGCGCGTTCGAATCCAGCTTTCCAGGGCGCCACGATTGGCCCGCAGTTGCTCGCGCACCGGCGGTGCCAACGAGCCCAGCACACCGTTGAGTTCGGCGCTGCTCAATTGCAGTTCACCCAGACTGGCGACGGCCGGCGCGGTCTCGCCTTGGCCTCGGGCAGCTACCGGTTGTGTCGCCGGTACCGAGGCATGGGGGGAATCGCCAGGGTCGAGGGCCACTGCCACGGCGATGCCTCCCGCCACCAGAATGACAAGACTGGCGCCCACCCGTTTGCTGAACCTGCTCATCTCCATCAAGCCTCTTCAACCACGACTTCTGGCACTGGCGCAGCGTCCACCGCCTGTTGCTGGCGGGCCTGCTGGCTGTATTCGCGCAGGTACACCACGAACTCTTGCAGCAAGCGGTCCCAGAGCTCCAGCACGCCGCGCAAGTGATCCTCACTGACGCCTGCGGCGACGATGGCGTCCATCTCCATCACCAGGAATTCGCCCTGAAGGCTGAGGCGGGCAAAGCGGCGGCTGGCGTTCCAGACTTCCACCAGGCCTTCAGGCAACTTGCCCTCGATGCGCAACGCGCAGCTGAACGTAAAGTCGAGGAAGCTACCCTCGGCGGCGGCCGGGTTGCCGAAGCGCACGGCAAAACCAATGCCCTGGCTGGCGCTCAACAACTGCACGACCTCGCCCTGCTCGGTGCGATTGACGCGATAGCCAGCGGCTTGCAGTAACTCGCCGAGTTGCTCGGGGGTGATGCTCTGGATCAGTGCTTGTGTGGTCATCGCGAAATTTCCTGTTGGGTAAAAAGTGGACGGTGATTATTTGCCCGCGGTGGTCTTGGTGGCGTCGAACTGGGTCTGGTACAGCGCATCGCCATAACGCTGCGCCAATTCCTCGAACTTCACCCGCGCGCCGCTGGCAAAGGGCTGGCGAATCTTCAGCACATCACTGACCTCGATGTTTTCGTAGGCGCCGAGGATCTCTTTGGCGATGCCGTACATCTGCTGGTTCTTCGCCACACATTGCTGTACTTCACTCTCGCGACTGGTCAGGCTGGCTTGCAGGGTGGCGCGTGCCGCTTCGATACCGCGGGCGCGGCCCAGCAGTTCTTCGTAGGCTTGCTTGAATTTGCCGACCTGCTCGCTGCTGGCCGCCACCTGCGCCTGGGCGCTGCTGCGGACGGCATCCTGCTGGGCGCCCAGTTGTTCGTTCTGGCTGCGGGCCTTGGTCAGTTCGGCGGTCAGTTGCTTGATTTGCCCTTGCGCGGCGCTCAGTTGGCTCTCCGCTGCCTGGCGGGCAGCGGTGCCTTGCGCCTGTTCGCTCTGCAAGGCTTGCAACTGCGCAGTGGTGCTGCGCAATTGGGCACGCAGGCGCTCCTCCAAGGTTTGCGCCGAAGCGCCCAAGGCTGCGCCGAGGCCAAGCAACAACACCACAGCGTGGATGATGGGATGAAATGGCCTGATCATAGTGTCCCTCCCGGCGCTAGAAGCGCGTATTGAGCTCGAGTTGCAGAACGTCGATAGCGAACGGCGCGCCATACACTTCTTCGCTGCTCAGCCAGCGCGCGGTCGCCAATACGTTGTCTTCGATTCCATAGTTGCCGCCGAGGAAATAACCCTTGGCGTTGGTGCCCCCGAGGTGAAACGACGAATCGTTGAAGCCATCCGGCAAGGCATCCGGCTCGATGTACTTGTAGCCGGCGAACAGGTTCCAGTCGCCGCGCTTTTTCAGGTCCAGGGCACTGCCCAGGGTGAACTGCAGCATCCAGGCACTGTCACCGCTTTCGATGTCGCCGTTCTCATCCAGGTTGTTGGCCAGCGCACCGGCCGAGCGCTTGCGCATCTTGCCTTCGTCGTAGCCGAGGTTGACCAGGTAGTTGCCCTGGCTGCGCAGCTTCAGGTCGTCGAACAGCAAGGTGTCCCACACCAGGTTGAGATCGAGCACGTTGAACTCCGAGGCCAGGCCTACGAACTGCGGCTGCGGCGAGGTGGTCGGCGCGGAAGGGTCCGGCACCAGGTCGCGCAGCTCCATCAACGTGTTGCCCTTTTGCATGAAGGCCGGGCGCGTTTCGTCGCTGTCACAGGCGGGGGCGCCGTCATAGATGGCACAAGGATTGGAGCGTCGCCCTTCGATGTCATCGAACTGGTAATAAGCCAACGCGCCCTTGATGTTGTTGTCCGGGGCAAACGCCCAGCTCGCGCCAAGCTGGGCGCCGTAGAGCCACTTGTTCTCGCTGTCTTCCTTGTTGAAACCATCGCTCGACGCGCTGTCGGAGCTGTACTCCACCGGGAACGCACCGAGGGTGCCGAACATCGCCAGGTCGCGGCTCAACGGGTGATTGAACGAGCCGGCCAAACCGTCGAAATTGAGGTCGTTGGAATACAGCAGATCGGTGGACATGAACGGGTTGGGCATGCGCCCGCCGGTAAAGCTCAGTTCCTTGGTCGGGCGATAGTTGAGGTAGCCTTGGTCGAGCCACAGATCTTTTTTGTCAAAGCCGCCGCCCAGGGTCTGGGTGGTGGAGACTGGACTGCTGTCCGAGCCCGTGCCCAGGCGGATAGCCGCTGTCCATTGCGGGGAAAGCGCGGCCCGCATGCCCATGCGAGCCCGCAGGCGCAGCATGTTCTCGCGGTCTTCGCGGGTATTGAGCAACGGTGGAAGTTGCGAGCCGCTGTTGGGGTTGACGTCATAAGGCCCGCTGTTATTGAGCTCGGCAA
The Pseudomonas marvdashtae genome window above contains:
- the mqo gene encoding malate dehydrogenase (quinone), with translation MNNTIIAALVSAVVLSGANGAQAAETKKVDVLLVGGGIMSSTLGIWLNELEPGWSMEMVERLDAVAEESSNGWNNAGTGHSALAELNYTPMDEQGNVNISKAIEINEAFQITRQFLAWQVKNNVLKNPRSFINATPHMSFVWGDDNIKFLRKRYEALQASPLFRPMQYSEDPQQIKKWVPLMMEGRDPNQKLAVTWTPIGTDVNFGEITRQYVGYLQSKPNFSLKLSSEVRDITRNDDGSWHVEYKNLKDGETTATDAKFVFIGAGGGALHLLQKSGIEEAKEYAGFPVGGSFLVAENPTIAERHMAKAYGIASTGAPPMSVPHLDTRVLDGKRVILFGPFATFSTKFLKEGSYFDLFTSMTPHNIWPMTKVGVEQYPLVEYLAGQLMLSDDDRFKALQEYFPQAKQEDWRLWQAGQRVQVIKRDEEKGGVLKLGTEVVASQDGSIAGLLGASPGASTAAPIMLEVMQRVFKDKVASPAWQEKLHQIVPSYGTRLNDDPARVYEEWKYTSELLQLAPPPDIRGNAEANAPTNSDPVGQKHSDSDPDIAL
- a CDS encoding LysR family transcriptional regulator, whose product is MALEEIGKVRDYVRLGASVATDDQALKGFKDPQALEFFLVAARCSCFMQAARSLNVKASLLRKKLSRLSSHYGRPLFEHRGNALMLSQAGRHLRSQLLAHRALLALPDAFDTEQTLVRVAVAEPLLHDVLSRALLGFLRQHANVRLDVVRLDGPPGQESVEADVIVWLTDPRTTAPQLSFPVAELSCLAELEYIPHIAKRYSREASRPRSLPELQDYMLVSLHSYAKMPSLAPWNRAVSERRSGVTQVNSYELMRQMIQWSACIGLLPHYVCSLDKTLQPLPELFTGDMQMQVWMAVHGDEAHRQEVVRLVAMVRAAFEEHKEWF
- a CDS encoding peptidylprolyl isomerase; translation: MSRFSKRVGASLVILVAGGIAVAVALDPGDSPHASVPATQPVAARGQGETAPAVASLGELQLSSAELNGVLGSLAPPVREQLRANRGALESWIRTRLAEKALLQQADAQGWQERPEIQQMTRAATEQILLRTYLQSISQVPAEYPDEQALQQAYDAAKGQLQSPALYRVSQIFIALEPGANEESVRKKATELARRAQAPNADFAALAREFSDDQATAQRGGDSGLQPLQQYVPQMRQVLARQRVGSVSDALRSEAGFHVLKLTDMQPARPASLDEVRGQLREALRNQRQEQVARAYLEGLVSKATLSIDGAQLNEALESVR
- a CDS encoding YbjN domain-containing protein, with translation MTTQALIQSITPEQLGELLQAAGYRVNRTEQGEVVQLLSASQGIGFAVRFGNPAAAEGSFLDFTFSCALRIEGKLPEGLVEVWNASRRFARLSLQGEFLVMEMDAIVAAGVSEDHLRGVLELWDRLLQEFVVYLREYSQQARQQQAVDAAPVPEVVVEEA
- a CDS encoding DNA repair protein is translated as MIRPFHPIIHAVVLLLGLGAALGASAQTLEERLRAQLRSTTAQLQALQSEQAQGTAARQAAESQLSAAQGQIKQLTAELTKARSQNEQLGAQQDAVRSSAQAQVAASSEQVGKFKQAYEELLGRARGIEAARATLQASLTSRESEVQQCVAKNQQMYGIAKEILGAYENIEVSDVLKIRQPFASGARVKFEELAQRYGDALYQTQFDATKTTAGK
- a CDS encoding putative porin codes for the protein MICKVNRLALGVGLVIASLAGSALAQTPSQNATVNLIRLLVQQGVLKQDQAQALIDQAEAEATQARQTAANTAPVPAPGAPGEVRVQYVPAIVREQIRDQVKAEVIAQAKQENWAQPNTFPDWVSRITFEGDVRLRNESRFYSGSNSNEIVDFAELNNSGPYDVNPNSGSQLPPLLNTREDRENMLRLRARMGMRAALSPQWTAAIRLGTGSDSSPVSTTQTLGGGFDKKDLWLDQGYLNYRPTKELSFTGGRMPNPFMSTDLLYSNDLNFDGLAGSFNHPLSRDLAMFGTLGAFPVEYSSDSASSDGFNKEDSENKWLYGAQLGASWAFAPDNNIKGALAYYQFDDIEGRRSNPCAIYDGAPACDSDETRPAFMQKGNTLMELRDLVPDPSAPTTSPQPQFVGLASEFNVLDLNLVWDTLLFDDLKLRSQGNYLVNLGYDEGKMRKRSAGALANNLDENGDIESGDSAWMLQFTLGSALDLKKRGDWNLFAGYKYIEPDALPDGFNDSSFHLGGTNAKGYFLGGNYGIEDNVLATARWLSSEEVYGAPFAIDVLQLELNTRF